A genomic region of Candidatus Pseudomonas phytovorans contains the following coding sequences:
- a CDS encoding alpha/beta fold hydrolase: MIQPVAERTPAGTSYLSVGQGQPVVLIHGVGLNKEMWGGQIVGLANDYRVIAYDMLGHGQSQVPAADTPLEGYADQLAELLDHLQIQQATVIGFSMGGLVARAFALNYPQRLAALVVLNSVFNRTPEQSAGVIARAAQAAELGPDANVDAALDRWFSREYKAANPAQVAAIRQVLASNDPQGYHTTYSLFATQDMYRADDLGSIQVPTLIATGELDSGSTPAMTRQLAASIPGAHSVVLAEQRHMMPVEAPREVNKMLLDFLAQARTLTESAKGIVA; encoded by the coding sequence ATGATTCAGCCTGTCGCTGAACGCACACCTGCCGGCACCAGCTACCTGTCCGTCGGCCAGGGCCAGCCTGTGGTACTGATCCACGGCGTAGGCCTGAACAAAGAAATGTGGGGTGGCCAGATCGTTGGCCTGGCCAACGACTACCGCGTCATCGCCTACGACATGCTCGGCCACGGTCAAAGCCAGGTACCGGCTGCCGACACGCCGCTGGAAGGCTACGCCGACCAGCTCGCCGAACTGCTCGACCACCTGCAAATTCAACAAGCGACCGTGATCGGCTTCTCCATGGGTGGCCTGGTTGCCCGTGCATTTGCCCTCAACTACCCGCAGCGCCTGGCTGCCCTGGTAGTGCTCAACAGCGTGTTCAACCGCACCCCCGAGCAAAGTGCCGGTGTTATTGCCCGCGCAGCCCAGGCGGCGGAGCTGGGCCCCGACGCCAACGTCGATGCTGCCCTCGACCGCTGGTTCAGCCGTGAATACAAAGCTGCAAACCCCGCGCAGGTCGCCGCCATTCGCCAAGTGCTGGCGAGCAATGACCCGCAGGGCTACCACACTACGTATTCGCTGTTCGCCACCCAGGACATGTACCGCGCCGACGACCTGGGCAGCATCCAGGTGCCGACGCTGATCGCCACCGGCGAACTCGACTCGGGCTCTACCCCGGCCATGACCCGCCAGCTTGCCGCCAGCATTCCGGGTGCGCACAGTGTGGTCCTGGCCGAGCAACGGCATATGATGCCGGTGGAAGCACCCCGTGAAGTCAACAAGATGCTGCTGGACTTCCTCGCCCAAGCGCGCACCCTCACCGAATCCGCCAAGGGGATAGTTGCATGA
- a CDS encoding amino acid synthesis family protein: protein MSFEIRKIVTYSEETRIEGGKATDKPVTMVGLAVVIKNPWAGRGFVDDLKPEIRESCSELGALMVERLTAAIGGADKIEAYGKAAVVGADGEIEHASAVIHTLRFGNHYREAVQAKSYLSFTNKRGGPGTSIQIPMMQKDDEGLRSHYITLEMQIEDAPRADEIVVVLGAADGGRLHPRIGNRYIDLEELAAEKANAQ, encoded by the coding sequence ATGAGTTTCGAAATCCGCAAGATCGTCACCTACTCCGAAGAGACCCGCATCGAAGGCGGCAAGGCCACCGACAAGCCGGTGACCATGGTCGGCCTGGCCGTCGTGATCAAGAACCCATGGGCCGGTCGCGGTTTTGTTGATGATCTGAAGCCGGAAATCCGCGAGAGCTGCTCGGAGCTGGGTGCCCTGATGGTCGAGCGCCTGACTGCCGCCATCGGCGGTGCCGACAAGATCGAGGCCTACGGTAAAGCTGCTGTGGTCGGCGCCGACGGCGAAATCGAGCACGCCTCGGCGGTGATCCACACCCTGCGCTTTGGCAACCACTACCGCGAAGCGGTACAGGCCAAGAGCTACCTGAGCTTCACCAACAAGCGCGGCGGCCCTGGCACCTCGATCCAGATCCCGATGATGCAGAAGGACGACGAAGGCCTGCGTTCGCACTACATCACCCTGGAGATGCAGATAGAAGACGCCCCGCGCGCCGATGAAATCGTCGTGGTGCTGGGCGCTGCCGACGGCGGCCGCCTGCACCCGCGTATCGGCAACCGCTACATCGACCTGGAAGAACTGGCTGCCGAAAAAGCCAACGCTCAATAA
- a CDS encoding LLM class flavin-dependent oxidoreductase, translated as MKFSLFVHMERWDEQVSHRQLFEDLTELTLMAEDGGFSTVWIGEHHAMEYTISPSPMPLLAYLAARTEKIRLGAGTIIAPFWNPIRVAGECALLDVISNGRMEVGLARGAYQFEFDRMANGMPATDGGKALREMVPVVRKLWEGDYAHDGEVYKFPTSTSVPKPFNATPPMWIAARDPDSHNFAVANGCNVMVTPLMKGDEEVLDLKNKFQAALENNPDVPRPQLMVLRHTHVHSPAEPEGWKVGAQAISRFYRTFDAWFGNKTVPVNGFLEPSPESKFAEVPAFQLENIRKNTMIGTPEEIIARIKYYQELGVDEFSFWCDNSLPHAEKKKSLELFIKEVVPAFA; from the coding sequence ATGAAATTTTCGTTGTTCGTGCACATGGAACGTTGGGATGAACAGGTCAGCCACCGCCAGCTGTTCGAAGACCTGACCGAACTGACCTTGATGGCCGAAGACGGCGGTTTCAGCACTGTCTGGATCGGCGAACACCACGCCATGGAATACACCATTTCGCCAAGCCCGATGCCGCTGCTGGCCTACCTGGCCGCACGTACCGAGAAGATTCGCCTGGGCGCCGGCACCATCATCGCACCGTTCTGGAACCCGATCCGCGTGGCCGGCGAGTGCGCCCTGCTCGACGTGATCAGCAACGGCCGTATGGAAGTGGGCCTGGCCCGTGGCGCCTACCAGTTTGAGTTCGACCGCATGGCCAATGGCATGCCGGCTACCGACGGCGGCAAGGCGCTGCGCGAAATGGTGCCTGTGGTACGCAAACTGTGGGAAGGCGACTACGCCCACGATGGCGAAGTCTACAAGTTCCCTACCTCTACCAGCGTACCGAAGCCCTTCAACGCGACGCCGCCGATGTGGATCGCCGCCCGCGACCCGGACTCACATAACTTTGCCGTGGCCAACGGCTGCAACGTCATGGTCACACCGCTGATGAAGGGTGACGAAGAAGTACTGGACCTGAAGAACAAGTTCCAGGCCGCTCTCGAAAACAACCCGGACGTACCGCGCCCGCAACTGATGGTGCTGCGCCACACCCACGTGCACAGCCCGGCCGAGCCTGAAGGCTGGAAGGTCGGCGCTCAGGCCATCTCGCGCTTCTACCGCACCTTCGATGCCTGGTTTGGCAACAAGACTGTCCCAGTCAATGGCTTCCTTGAGCCAAGCCCGGAGTCGAAGTTTGCCGAAGTGCCGGCGTTCCAGCTGGAGAACATCCGCAAGAACACCATGATCGGTACGCCGGAAGAAATCATCGCGCGTATCAAGTACTACCAGGAGCTCGGCGTCGACGAGTTCAGTTTCTGGTGCGACAACAGCCTGCCCCACGCCGAGAAGAAGAAGTCACTGGAGCTGTTCATCAAGGAAGTGGTGCCGGCGTTCGCCTGA
- a CDS encoding flavin reductase family protein, with protein sequence MIDATVYKNVLGSFPSGVTVITTLDDDGSVVGLTASAFSSLSMDPPLVLFCPNYTSDSYPVLIKQKRFAIHLLSGEQQAEAYAFAKKGKDKASGIEWSLSELGNPILAGATAVIECELWREYEGGDHAIMVGKVHNLIVPAEAPRPMVYCRGKMASLPAFA encoded by the coding sequence ATGATCGACGCAACCGTCTACAAGAACGTCCTGGGCTCCTTCCCGTCCGGCGTTACCGTCATCACCACCCTGGACGACGACGGCTCGGTCGTCGGCCTGACCGCCAGCGCCTTCTCCTCGCTGTCGATGGACCCGCCGCTGGTGCTGTTCTGCCCCAACTACACCTCCGACTCCTACCCGGTGCTGATCAAGCAGAAGCGTTTCGCCATTCACCTGCTCTCGGGTGAACAGCAGGCCGAAGCCTACGCGTTCGCCAAGAAGGGCAAGGACAAGGCCAGCGGCATCGAGTGGAGCCTGAGCGAACTGGGCAACCCGATCCTGGCCGGCGCCACCGCGGTAATCGAATGCGAATTGTGGCGTGAATATGAAGGTGGCGACCACGCCATCATGGTCGGCAAGGTGCATAACCTGATCGTCCCTGCAGAAGCGCCACGGCCGATGGTGTACTGCCGCGGCAAAATGGCCAGCCTGCCGGCCTTTGCCTGA
- a CDS encoding cytosine permease gives MSQTSSQNQFVENHTVDYVPPAERHGKARDLFTLWFSTNIAPLPIVTGAMVVQVFHLNLLWGLIAIVLGHLVGGVVIALASAQGPQLGIPQMVQSRGQFGRYGALLIVFFTALIYVGFFISNIVLAGKTIHGIAPSMPMPGAIVIGALSATAIGVIGYRFIHILNRIGTWVMGSALLAGFIMMFIQELPADFFSRGAFNLSGFIATVSLGIIWQISFSPYTSDYSRYLPREVGIAKPFWATYFGATLGTILCFSFGAVAVLCVPEGTDAMDAVKQATGWLGPILMVLFLLNIISHNALNLYGAVLSIVTAIQTFMAEWTPSIKVRVILASVILAGCGLVALNASADFIGHFIGLILALLLVLVPWASINLIDFYLIKKGQYDIASIFSADGGIYGRFNHHAIIAYACGILVQLPFANTSLYVGPYSNIVEGADLSWLFGLIVTVPLYYCLATRGKAAEKAGRVLSIND, from the coding sequence ATGTCCCAGACGTCATCGCAAAACCAGTTTGTCGAGAATCACACGGTCGATTACGTTCCACCTGCCGAGCGCCACGGGAAGGCGCGCGACCTGTTCACCCTCTGGTTCAGTACCAACATTGCGCCACTGCCCATTGTCACCGGCGCCATGGTGGTCCAGGTGTTCCACCTGAACCTGTTGTGGGGGCTGATAGCCATCGTGCTGGGCCATCTGGTCGGCGGCGTGGTCATCGCCCTGGCCTCTGCGCAGGGACCGCAGCTGGGCATTCCGCAAATGGTGCAAAGCCGTGGCCAGTTCGGCCGTTACGGCGCTCTGCTGATCGTGTTCTTCACTGCGCTGATCTACGTCGGCTTCTTCATCTCCAACATTGTCCTGGCGGGCAAGACCATTCACGGCATTGCCCCGAGCATGCCGATGCCGGGCGCGATCGTGATCGGGGCACTGAGTGCTACTGCCATCGGCGTGATCGGCTACCGCTTCATTCACATCCTTAACCGTATCGGTACCTGGGTGATGGGTTCGGCATTGCTTGCCGGCTTCATCATGATGTTCATCCAGGAACTGCCGGCCGACTTCTTCAGCCGTGGCGCGTTCAACTTGTCGGGTTTCATTGCCACCGTGTCGCTGGGCATCATCTGGCAGATCAGCTTCTCGCCATACACCTCCGACTACTCGCGCTACCTGCCGCGTGAAGTGGGCATTGCCAAACCGTTCTGGGCGACCTACTTCGGCGCCACCCTGGGCACTATCCTGTGCTTCAGCTTTGGCGCGGTGGCAGTGCTGTGCGTGCCGGAAGGCACCGATGCGATGGACGCAGTGAAACAGGCCACCGGCTGGCTTGGCCCGATCCTGATGGTGCTGTTCCTGCTCAACATCATCAGCCACAACGCCCTCAACCTGTATGGCGCCGTGCTGTCGATCGTGACCGCGATCCAGACCTTCATGGCCGAGTGGACGCCAAGCATCAAGGTGCGGGTGATCCTGGCTTCGGTGATTCTGGCGGGTTGCGGGCTGGTGGCACTGAACGCCTCGGCGGATTTCATCGGCCACTTCATCGGCCTGATCCTGGCGCTGTTGCTGGTGCTGGTGCCGTGGGCTTCGATCAACCTGATCGACTTCTACCTGATCAAGAAGGGCCAGTACGACATCGCGTCCATCTTCAGTGCTGACGGCGGCATCTATGGCCGCTTCAACCACCACGCGATCATTGCCTATGCCTGCGGCATCCTGGTGCAACTGCCGTTTGCCAATACGTCGCTGTACGTGGGGCCGTACTCGAACATTGTCGAAGGGGCGGACTTGTCCTGGCTGTTCGGCCTGATCGTCACGGTGCCGCTGTATTACTGCCTGGCCACCCGCGGCAAGGCTGCCGAGAAGGCGGGGCGGGTTTTGAGTATCAATGACTGA
- the pqqA gene encoding pyrroloquinoline quinone precursor peptide PqqA codes for MWNKPAFTDLRIGFEVTMYFANR; via the coding sequence ATGTGGAATAAACCCGCCTTTACCGACCTGCGCATCGGCTTTGAAGTGACGATGTATTTCGCCAATCGTTGA
- a CDS encoding iron-containing alcohol dehydrogenase, whose product MSQSFSPLRKFVSPEIIFGAGCRHNVANYAKTFGARKVLVVSDPGVIAAGWVADVEASLQAQGIDYCLYSAVSPNPRVEEVMLGAEIYRQNHCDVIVAVGGGSPMDCGKAIGIVVAHGRSILEFEGVDMIRVPSPPLILIPTTAGTSADVSQFVIISNQQERMKFSIVSKAVVPDVSLIDPQTTLSMDPFLSACTGIDALVHAIEAFVSTGHGPLTDPHALEAMRLINGNLVEMIANPADITLREKIMLGSMQAGLAFSNAILGAVHAMSHSLGGFLDLPHGLCNAVLVEHVVAFNYSSAPERFKVIAEVFGIDCRGLNHRQICGRLVEHLIALKHAIGFQETLGLHGVRTSDIPFLSQHAMDDPCILTNPRASSQRDVEVVYGEAL is encoded by the coding sequence ATGAGCCAGAGTTTCAGCCCGCTTCGCAAGTTCGTATCGCCTGAAATCATCTTTGGTGCCGGCTGCCGGCATAATGTCGCCAATTACGCGAAAACCTTCGGAGCCCGCAAGGTGCTGGTGGTCAGCGACCCGGGCGTGATCGCCGCCGGCTGGGTGGCAGACGTAGAGGCCAGCCTGCAGGCGCAGGGCATCGATTACTGCCTGTACAGTGCCGTTTCACCCAACCCTCGGGTGGAAGAGGTCATGCTTGGCGCCGAGATCTACCGGCAAAACCATTGCGATGTGATTGTCGCCGTCGGTGGCGGCAGCCCGATGGATTGTGGCAAGGCCATCGGCATTGTGGTTGCCCACGGGCGCAGCATCCTCGAATTCGAAGGCGTGGACATGATTCGCGTGCCCAGCCCGCCGCTGATCCTGATCCCGACCACGGCCGGCACCTCGGCGGATGTGTCGCAGTTCGTGATCATTTCCAACCAGCAGGAACGCATGAAGTTTTCCATCGTCAGCAAGGCGGTGGTGCCCGACGTGTCGCTGATCGACCCGCAAACCACCCTGAGCATGGACCCGTTCCTGTCGGCCTGCACCGGCATCGATGCGCTGGTGCATGCCATCGAAGCCTTCGTTTCCACCGGCCACGGCCCGCTGACCGACCCCCACGCGCTGGAAGCCATGCGCCTGATCAACGGCAACCTGGTGGAGATGATTGCCAACCCGGCCGACATCACCCTGCGCGAGAAGATCATGCTGGGCAGCATGCAGGCGGGGCTGGCGTTCTCCAACGCGATTCTGGGCGCTGTTCACGCCATGTCCCACAGCCTGGGCGGTTTCCTCGACTTGCCCCATGGCTTGTGCAACGCCGTACTGGTGGAGCACGTGGTGGCGTTCAACTACAGCTCGGCGCCGGAGCGCTTCAAGGTGATTGCCGAGGTGTTCGGCATTGATTGCCGCGGCCTCAACCATCGGCAGATCTGCGGGCGGCTGGTGGAGCACCTGATCGCGTTGAAGCACGCCATCGGTTTCCAGGAGACCCTGGGGCTGCACGGGGTGCGTACCTCTGATATTCCGTTCCTGTCGCAGCATGCAATGGATGACCCGTGCATCCTCACCAACCCCCGTGCGTCAAGCCAGCGTGATGTCGAGGTGGTTTATGGCGAGGCCCTCTGA
- a CDS encoding ATP-binding protein translates to MARPSDEQQRALAGLLGLGDHSARKSHYPELSARLDELEAERNRYKWLFENAVHGIFQASLQDGMRAANPALARMLGYDDPQAVLFSLTDLAANLFDGGAEELQAITAILARERSLHGYETRLRRKDGSHLDVLMNLLLKPGQEGLVEGFVADITERKLAQQRLQQLNDELEQRVAARTDELLEARDAAEAANRSKDKYLAAASHDLLQPLNAARLLISTLRERPLPEAEHVLVERTHQALEGAEDLLTDLLDISRLDQAAVKPDVAVYRLDELLGPLLSEFRSVADAEGLKLHARIPDSAISTDLRLMTRILRNFLSNACRYTDEGRILLGARRRGDRMRLEVWDTGRGIATDRLQAIFLEFNQLDVGRAADRKGVGLGLAIVERIAKILGYRVEVRSWPGRGSVFSIEVPIGEDMPLAVHQAAPLPSVGNPLPGRRLLVLDNEVSILESMGALLAQWGCEVVTATDQAGALLALQGRAPELILADYHLDHGVVGCEVVRYLREHFAVAIPAVIITADRSDQCRQGLQKLGAPLLNKPVKPGKLRAVLSQLLQEH, encoded by the coding sequence ATGGCGAGGCCCTCTGACGAGCAGCAGCGCGCGCTGGCCGGGCTGCTGGGGCTGGGTGACCACTCGGCACGCAAAAGCCACTACCCGGAACTTTCTGCGCGCCTGGATGAACTGGAGGCCGAGCGCAACCGCTACAAATGGCTGTTCGAGAACGCCGTGCACGGGATTTTCCAGGCCAGCCTGCAGGACGGCATGCGTGCCGCCAACCCGGCGTTGGCGCGCATGCTCGGCTATGACGACCCGCAAGCGGTATTGTTTTCCCTGACCGACCTGGCTGCCAACCTTTTTGACGGCGGCGCTGAAGAGTTGCAGGCGATTACCGCGATCCTGGCCCGTGAGCGCAGCCTGCACGGCTACGAAACCCGCCTGCGGCGCAAGGACGGCAGCCATCTCGATGTGCTGATGAACCTGCTGCTCAAGCCCGGACAGGAAGGGCTGGTGGAGGGTTTTGTTGCCGACATCACCGAACGCAAGCTTGCCCAGCAACGGCTGCAACAGCTCAATGACGAACTGGAGCAACGGGTGGCTGCGCGTACCGATGAATTGCTGGAAGCCCGCGATGCCGCAGAGGCTGCCAACCGCAGCAAGGACAAATACCTGGCCGCCGCCAGCCATGATCTGCTGCAACCGCTGAATGCGGCCCGCCTGCTGATCTCCACCTTGCGCGAGCGGCCCTTGCCAGAGGCCGAGCACGTGTTGGTGGAGCGTACCCACCAGGCCCTGGAGGGTGCCGAAGACCTGCTGACCGACCTGCTGGACATTTCCCGGCTTGACCAGGCAGCGGTCAAACCGGACGTGGCCGTGTACCGCCTCGACGAGCTGTTGGGGCCATTGCTCTCGGAGTTCCGTTCGGTGGCCGACGCTGAAGGCCTCAAGCTGCATGCACGCATCCCGGACTCTGCCATCAGCACCGACCTGCGGCTGATGACGCGTATCCTGCGCAACTTCCTCAGCAATGCCTGCCGGTACACTGACGAAGGCCGGATCCTGCTGGGGGCCAGGCGCAGGGGTGACCGTATGCGCCTGGAAGTATGGGATACCGGGCGGGGGATTGCGACGGATCGGCTGCAGGCCATTTTTCTCGAATTCAACCAGCTGGACGTCGGCCGTGCTGCGGATCGCAAGGGCGTGGGCCTGGGGTTGGCCATCGTTGAGCGGATTGCCAAGATTCTCGGCTACCGGGTCGAAGTACGTTCGTGGCCGGGGCGTGGCTCGGTGTTCAGCATCGAGGTGCCGATTGGCGAAGACATGCCGCTGGCCGTTCACCAGGCTGCGCCGCTGCCAAGCGTCGGCAACCCGCTACCGGGCCGCCGGCTGCTGGTGCTGGATAATGAAGTGAGCATCCTCGAAAGCATGGGCGCGCTGCTGGCGCAGTGGGGCTGCGAGGTGGTGACGGCGACCGATCAGGCAGGCGCCTTGCTGGCCTTGCAAGGGCGGGCGCCGGAGCTGATCCTGGCCGACTACCACCTGGACCATGGCGTGGTGGGCTGCGAGGTGGTCAGGTATTTGCGTGAGCATTTTGCAGTGGCCATACCGGCGGTGATCATTACCGCAGACCGCAGCGATCAATGTCGACAGGGCTTGCAGAAGCTGGGCGCGCCGCTACTGAACAAACCGGTCAAGCCCGGGAAGTTACGGGCGGTCTTGAGCCAGTTGCTGCAGGAACATTGA
- a CDS encoding aldehyde dehydrogenase: MTLADWQARARQLKIEGRAFINGEYTDAASGETFECLSPVDGRFLAKVASCDLADANRAVENARATFNAGVWSQLAPAKRKAKLIRFADLLRQNVEELALLETLDMGKPIGDSSSIDVPGAAQAIHWTAEAIDKVYDEVAPTPHDQLGLVTREPVGVVGAIVPWNFPLLMACWKIAPALATGNSLVLKPSEKSPLTAIRIAQLAIEAGIPAGVLNVLPGYGHTVGKALALHMDVDTLVFTGSTKIAKQLMVYAGESNMKRIWLEAGGKSPNIVFADAPDLQAAAEAAASAIAFNQGEVCTAGSRLLVERSIKDKFLPMVVEALKGWKPGNPLDPQTTVGALVDTQQMNTVLSYIEAGHKDGATLLAGGKRTLEETGGTYVEPTIFDGVTNAMRIAQEEIFGPVLSVIAFDTAEEAIAIANDTPYGLAAGIWTSDISKAHKTARAVRAGSVWVNQYDGGDMTAPFGGFKQSGNGRDKSLHALEKYTELKATWIKL, translated from the coding sequence ATGACATTGGCTGACTGGCAAGCCCGCGCCCGGCAACTGAAGATCGAAGGCCGCGCCTTCATCAACGGCGAATACACCGATGCCGCATCCGGTGAAACCTTCGAGTGCCTGAGCCCGGTCGACGGACGCTTCCTGGCCAAGGTTGCCAGCTGCGACCTGGCGGATGCCAACCGCGCGGTGGAAAACGCCCGCGCCACCTTCAACGCAGGCGTGTGGTCGCAACTGGCCCCGGCCAAGCGCAAGGCCAAGCTGATCCGCTTCGCTGACCTGCTGCGTCAAAACGTCGAAGAGCTGGCGCTGCTGGAAACCCTGGACATGGGCAAGCCGATTGGCGACTCCTCCAGCATCGACGTGCCGGGCGCGGCCCAAGCCATTCACTGGACCGCCGAAGCCATCGACAAAGTCTACGACGAAGTCGCTCCGACCCCGCACGACCAGCTTGGCCTGGTAACCCGCGAGCCAGTGGGTGTGGTCGGTGCCATCGTACCGTGGAACTTCCCGCTGCTGATGGCCTGCTGGAAAATCGCCCCGGCCCTGGCTACCGGCAACTCGCTGGTGCTCAAGCCGTCCGAAAAATCGCCGCTGACCGCCATTCGCATTGCCCAGTTGGCGATCGAAGCCGGTATCCCGGCTGGCGTGCTCAACGTGCTGCCAGGCTACGGCCACACCGTGGGCAAGGCCCTGGCCCTGCACATGGACGTCGACACCCTGGTGTTCACAGGCTCCACCAAGATCGCCAAGCAGCTGATGGTGTACGCCGGTGAATCGAACATGAAGCGCATCTGGCTGGAAGCCGGTGGCAAGAGCCCGAACATCGTCTTTGCCGACGCCCCGGACCTGCAAGCCGCTGCTGAGGCTGCTGCCAGCGCCATCGCCTTCAACCAGGGCGAAGTGTGCACCGCAGGTTCCCGCCTGCTGGTGGAGCGTTCGATCAAGGACAAGTTCCTGCCGATGGTGGTCGAGGCCCTGAAAGGCTGGAAGCCAGGCAACCCGCTGGACCCGCAGACCACTGTCGGTGCCCTGGTCGACACCCAGCAGATGAACACCGTGCTGTCGTACATCGAGGCCGGTCACAAGGACGGCGCCACGCTGCTGGCTGGCGGCAAACGCACCCTGGAAGAGACTGGCGGCACCTACGTCGAGCCGACCATCTTTGACGGCGTGACCAACGCCATGCGCATCGCCCAGGAAGAAATCTTCGGCCCAGTGCTGTCGGTGATCGCCTTCGATACCGCCGAAGAAGCCATCGCCATTGCCAACGACACGCCGTATGGCCTGGCGGCTGGCATCTGGACGTCGGACATTTCCAAGGCCCACAAGACCGCCCGTGCCGTGCGCGCTGGCAGCGTCTGGGTCAACCAGTACGACGGCGGCGACATGACCGCGCCGTTCGGTGGCTTCAAACAGTCGGGCAACGGCCGTGACAAGTCGCTGCATGCGCTGGAGAAATACACCGAGCTGAAGGCGACCTGGATCAAGCTGTAA
- a CDS encoding gamma-glutamyl-gamma-aminobutyrate hydrolase family protein has protein sequence MAARKPLVAVNACVRQLGLHPFHMAGEKYLRAIIEGADALPLVVPALPGLVDPGALLANVDGLMLTGSPSNLEPHHYAGPPSAPGTLHDPQRDAFNLPLIRAALAADIPLLAICRGFQELNVALGGSLHACVHALPGYQDHREPADQPVAVQYAARHALKVLPGGLLQAAGLPAQCQVNSIHGQGIDRLAMALRVEAVACDGLVEAVSVRGAGFALGVQFHPEWQVTAHPHYLAIFQAFGAACRKRAVQRSRGTDHDIG, from the coding sequence ATGGCCGCCCGCAAGCCGCTGGTGGCGGTCAACGCGTGTGTACGTCAGCTGGGCCTGCACCCTTTCCATATGGCCGGGGAAAAATACCTGCGCGCAATCATCGAAGGCGCCGATGCGCTGCCGCTTGTAGTGCCTGCCCTGCCCGGCCTGGTCGACCCGGGCGCGTTGCTGGCCAATGTCGACGGCCTGATGCTGACTGGTTCGCCCTCCAACCTCGAACCGCATCATTATGCAGGCCCACCGAGCGCCCCCGGCACCTTGCACGACCCGCAGCGCGATGCCTTCAACCTGCCGCTGATTCGTGCAGCGCTGGCTGCCGACATACCGCTATTGGCGATCTGCCGAGGCTTCCAGGAGCTGAACGTGGCCTTGGGCGGCAGCCTGCATGCGTGCGTGCATGCGCTACCCGGTTACCAGGACCACCGAGAACCGGCTGACCAGCCCGTTGCCGTTCAGTACGCCGCGCGCCACGCCTTGAAGGTGTTGCCCGGTGGCCTGCTGCAGGCAGCCGGCCTGCCGGCGCAGTGCCAGGTCAACTCGATTCACGGCCAAGGCATCGACCGCCTGGCCATGGCCCTGCGCGTCGAAGCCGTGGCCTGTGACGGCCTGGTGGAAGCGGTGTCGGTGCGTGGTGCCGGTTTCGCCCTGGGTGTGCAGTTTCACCCCGAATGGCAGGTCACTGCCCATCCCCATTATCTGGCCATCTTCCAGGCCTTCGGCGCTGCTTGTCGCAAGCGCGCGGTGCAACGTTCACGAGGAACCGACCATGACATTGGCTGA